Genomic DNA from Streptomyces venezuelae:
GCCAGAACCGCGCGGACCACACGGACGGCACCGCGCCGCGCATACCGCTGCCGCGCGCCTCCGTCGAGGACGCCGGAAACGCCCTGCCCGACCCGCCGCCGGCACCCCAGCCGCTCGTCCTGGAGCACCGCGTCCTGAAATCCCTGCTCGGCGCCTGGGCACTCGCCGCCTGCTCCGCGGAGGAGGCCATCGCCGTCGAGGAGCACCTGGGCGACTGCGGCCCGTGCGCGGAGGAAGCGCTCCGGCTGCGCGACGCCGTCGGCCTGCTCCACCCCGAGGAGAGCCTCGACCTCGACCCCGGGCTGCGCACCCGCGTCCTGGAGAGCTGCCTCGGCCGCCGCCCGCCCCGCATCCCCGTGCCGGAGTGGGCCGTGCCGTACGACGCGGAGACCGCCCGTCTCGACGCGCTGCTCCAGGACATCGGCGACGCGGAGTGGCACGCGCCGGTGCGGCTGCGCTGGTTCGACGACGAAGGGCCGGTCAGCAGGAAGACCACCGTCGCCGGGGTCATCTCCCACCTCCTGGCGGTCGACGGCATGGTCGGACTCGCCCTCGGCCTCGACGACCCGCTCGGCCCGGAGGTCAGGGTCCCGCAGGACCCCGCCCACCGCACGGAGGCCTACTGGCGGGCATCGCACTTCCCGCCCACCCGCGCCGTGCGCACCCCGTGGCGCGACCAGACGCACGAACTGATCCGCACCGTGTCGTTCGCGGGCGGCGGATCGGGCCGCCTCCCGGTGCCGTACGGAACGGTGCCCGTCCCCGGCGGCACCGGACCCGAACAGCAGCAGGCCATCGAGCTGCCGCTGCGGGACTCGATGGTGGACCGCGCCTTCGAGTGCTGGATCCACGCGGGCGACATCGCCGACGCCGTCGACTACCCGTACGCGCCGCCCGCGCCCCGGCACCTCCACCGCATGATCGACCTCGCCGCCCGGCTGCTCCCCGGCACGCTCGCCGAGCGCCGCCGCTCCGGGCTCGCCACCCCGCCACCCCGCCGCGCCGCCTGGTCGCGGCGGGCGCGCCGGGCCGCAGCCTGCGCCTGGAGATCGAGGGGCTCGGCGGCGGCGAGTGGCTCATCCCGCTCGACTCGCCCGCGGCCACCGCCTCGCGCGAGCACGAAGTGGCGCACGTGGCGCTGGACGGCGTCGAGTTCTGCCGTCTCGCCGCGGGCCACGTGTCGCCGGAGGAGGCGGCAGCGGGCCAGGACGGTGACCGCGAGGCGATCCGCGACGTGCTGTTCGCGGCGGCGTCGCTGAGCCGGATGTAGAGCGGGTCCGCGCCCCGGGTCCGTCAGGCGAAGACGACCGTGCGGCGGCCGTTCAGGAGAATCCGGCGCTCCGCGTGCCACTTCACGGCCCGCGCCAGCGCCTGGCACTCCACGTCACGGCCGATCGCGACCAGCTGGTCGGGGGTGACGCCGTGGCCGACCCGCTCGACCTCCTGCTCGATGATCGGGCCCTCGTCGAGGTCGGCGGTCACGTAGTGCGCGGTCGCGCCGATCAGCTTCACGCCGCGGGCGTGCGCCTGGTGGTACGGCTTCGCGCCCTTGAAGCTCGGCAGGAACGAGTGGTGGATGTTGATGATCCGCCCGCTGAGCTCCTTGCACAGGTCGTCCGAGAGGACCTGCATGTAGCGGGCGAGGACGACGAGCTCCACGTCCAGCGAACGCACGAGTTCGAGCAGCTGCGCCTCCGCCTCGGGCTTGTTCTCCTTCGTCACCGGGATGTGATGGAAGGGGATGTCGTACGAGGCGACGAGCTCGGCGAAGTCCTTGTGGTTGGAGACGACCGCGGCGATCTCCACGGGCAGCGCGCCGATCCGCGAGCGGAACAGCAGGTCGTTCAGGCAGTGCCCGAACTTCGACACCAGCAGGACCACGCGCATCTTGTCCTCGGCGCGGTTGATCTGCCAGTCCATGTGGAAGGAGTCGCCGACCGCGGCGAAGCTCGCCCGCAGCTTGTCGACGGTCACCGGCGCCTCGGCCGAGAAGTGGACGCGCATGAAGAACAGTCCGGTGTCGTGGTCGCCGAACTGCTGGCTGTCCTCGATGTTGCAGCCGGTCATGAAGAGGTAGCTCGACACGGCGTGCACGATGCCCTGCTTGTCGGGGCACGAGAGGGTGAGGACGTACTGCTCAGCGGGGGCGGCGGGCGCGGTGGACTGCTCGTTCATGCGGACAAGGTTCCCACAGCGGACAGCGCCGACGGCAATCGTCCCGTCAGGCGGACGTGCCGTCAGGCGGACCGTGTCATGATCCGCAGCACTTCGAGCGTCTGCGGCGGCACGTCCGGGTCGTCACCGTCACCGGCGGCGAGCCGCACGTGCGCGTCGCGGGCCGCGCGGACCGCCTCCGGCCACCCCGGGTGCTCCAGATAGACGGAGAC
This window encodes:
- the purU gene encoding formyltetrahydrofolate deformylase, with translation MNEQSTAPAAPAEQYVLTLSCPDKQGIVHAVSSYLFMTGCNIEDSQQFGDHDTGLFFMRVHFSAEAPVTVDKLRASFAAVGDSFHMDWQINRAEDKMRVVLLVSKFGHCLNDLLFRSRIGALPVEIAAVVSNHKDFAELVASYDIPFHHIPVTKENKPEAEAQLLELVRSLDVELVVLARYMQVLSDDLCKELSGRIINIHHSFLPSFKGAKPYHQAHARGVKLIGATAHYVTADLDEGPIIEQEVERVGHGVTPDQLVAIGRDVECQALARAVKWHAERRILLNGRRTVVFA